A stretch of the Halodesulfovibrio sp. MK-HDV genome encodes the following:
- a CDS encoding diguanylate cyclase domain-containing protein — MPHISNPYFFILLLLLYTGVVLFLVFYLLVHKKPAWIYKWACNRVAAFKDFGRFSPQFRTKLYSSGAIIAIRFNLETGRVSAINQTGADLLGITKTNNEVHGSFKHGEFLSHESRKGLVKELNLHKRVENYPATCVVNNALVKILITAEKYENGDVEAMVIDITKHFNIYQKIEDQYLFLQNILNALPVPVFVRDKSHQYPFTNQAFNNTFGDINSDSSNKYAFLIPPDFEESDVPTSEDSQYQASISSKFQAEFSTAMSTGVHHFEVRRRPLKKKNGQIFGVVGVATDITHRKRIEQDLRDTTKRYKNLFWNAAEGITTVQHDGRLTEVNPAMASICGYDSPEQLLEEVHFVDKFWRYPEQRAEYLKIVLENKTAVGFDFEFVRRDGTIGWMTISSSGKFDEHGNLEYIENIISDITLKKQSELELTRCATIDSTTGICNRNALEGHLITLLNAKPATPFAVVFIDLNNFKPVNDNYGHYTGDKVLEIIAQRLVANCRETDFAARLGGDEFIVILNEVNNKKTLSGITDTLLDIIKEPILLGGITHVVSASAGVSQYPADGDTTADLLKAADASMYDMKRSSKASKINNQLELLANS, encoded by the coding sequence ATGCCTCATATTTCAAATCCATACTTTTTCATACTCTTACTGCTACTGTACACAGGCGTAGTGCTCTTTCTTGTGTTCTATTTATTAGTGCATAAAAAGCCTGCATGGATATACAAGTGGGCATGCAACAGAGTAGCAGCTTTCAAAGATTTTGGTAGATTCAGTCCACAGTTTCGGACGAAGCTCTATAGTTCCGGTGCGATCATAGCCATTCGCTTCAATCTTGAGACAGGGAGAGTAAGTGCTATTAACCAGACAGGTGCAGACTTACTCGGAATTACAAAGACCAATAATGAAGTGCATGGCAGCTTTAAACATGGAGAATTTCTTTCACATGAGTCCAGAAAAGGATTAGTAAAAGAACTTAATCTCCATAAGAGAGTTGAAAACTACCCTGCTACATGCGTTGTTAACAACGCACTTGTTAAAATACTCATTACTGCAGAAAAATATGAGAATGGTGATGTTGAAGCAATGGTCATCGACATCACAAAGCACTTCAACATCTATCAAAAAATCGAAGATCAATACCTTTTTCTACAAAATATACTTAACGCTTTGCCTGTTCCGGTATTTGTGCGCGACAAAAGCCATCAATACCCTTTCACCAACCAAGCATTTAACAATACGTTTGGTGATATAAACAGTGACTCCTCTAATAAGTATGCATTTCTGATTCCCCCCGACTTTGAAGAATCAGATGTTCCAACATCTGAGGACTCACAATATCAGGCATCGATTTCATCAAAGTTTCAGGCTGAATTTTCTACTGCCATGAGCACCGGAGTTCATCATTTTGAAGTCCGTAGACGCCCTTTGAAGAAAAAAAATGGACAAATATTCGGAGTAGTCGGAGTCGCAACAGACATCACACATCGCAAACGAATTGAACAAGATTTACGCGATACGACCAAGCGATATAAAAATTTATTTTGGAATGCGGCTGAAGGTATTACAACTGTGCAGCATGACGGTCGCCTTACAGAAGTAAACCCTGCAATGGCTTCGATTTGTGGATACGATTCACCTGAACAACTATTGGAAGAAGTTCATTTCGTCGATAAATTTTGGCGCTACCCTGAGCAACGTGCTGAATACTTGAAAATTGTTCTTGAAAACAAAACAGCAGTTGGTTTTGATTTTGAATTTGTTCGCAGAGATGGAACCATAGGCTGGATGACTATCAGCTCCAGTGGTAAATTTGATGAGCATGGCAATCTTGAATACATTGAAAATATTATTTCTGACATTACCCTGAAGAAACAATCTGAGCTTGAACTTACGCGTTGCGCAACAATCGACAGTACTACTGGGATCTGTAACAGAAATGCTTTAGAGGGACATTTAATAACCCTCCTCAACGCAAAACCTGCCACTCCATTTGCTGTAGTTTTTATTGATTTAAACAATTTCAAACCAGTAAATGACAACTACGGTCACTACACGGGTGACAAAGTTCTAGAAATTATCGCTCAGCGCCTTGTTGCCAACTGTCGTGAAACAGACTTTGCAGCCCGCCTCGGTGGCGATGAATTCATAGTTATTCTCAACGAAGTGAATAACAAAAAAACACTTAGTGGCATTACCGACACGCTGCTGGACATCATTAAAGAACCAATTCTTCTTGGTGGCATCACCCATGTTGTTTCTGCCAGCGCCGGAGTCAGCCAGTATCCGGCAGATGGTGACACAACCGCAGACTTACTTAAAGCTGCCGACGCATCCATGTACGACATGAAACGCTCAAGCAAAGCTAGCAAGATCAATAATCAGCTAGAACTCCTCGCTAACAGCTAG